In Colwellia sp. PAMC 20917, a single genomic region encodes these proteins:
- the kdsB gene encoding 3-deoxy-manno-octulosonate cytidylyltransferase — translation MSFIVVIPARFESSRLPGKVLADINGKPMIQWVVEKAQQSGASQVIVATDNKQVEEAVLAFGGEVCKTRADHQSGTERLAEVMNIYNFDDDQVIVNVQGDEPFIPAENIAQVARNLADQQRTNQQQARMATLAVRIHDVEEAFNPNAVKVLTDKHGYAMYFSRSTIPYDRDRFLNEKSVAAIGDFYLRHIGIYAYRAGFIKDYVQWPASQLEQIESLEQLRVLWQGEKIHVAVAETRLAVEGVDTPEDLEKARAYALTL, via the coding sequence ATGTCTTTTATTGTTGTAATACCTGCTCGGTTTGAGTCGTCTCGTTTACCGGGAAAAGTCTTAGCCGATATTAATGGTAAGCCGATGATCCAATGGGTTGTTGAAAAAGCCCAGCAAAGTGGTGCTAGCCAAGTGATTGTCGCCACTGATAATAAGCAGGTTGAAGAAGCGGTATTAGCATTTGGTGGCGAGGTTTGTAAAACTCGTGCCGATCATCAATCGGGTACCGAACGTTTAGCCGAAGTGATGAACATTTATAACTTTGACGATGATCAGGTTATCGTTAATGTTCAGGGGGATGAGCCTTTTATTCCCGCTGAAAATATTGCGCAAGTTGCCAGAAATTTAGCGGACCAGCAAAGAACAAATCAGCAACAAGCTAGAATGGCGACACTTGCTGTGCGTATCCATGACGTTGAAGAGGCTTTTAATCCTAACGCGGTTAAAGTGTTAACAGATAAACACGGTTATGCGATGTACTTTAGCCGTTCGACGATCCCTTATGACCGAGATCGTTTTCTTAATGAGAAAAGTGTCGCCGCTATTGGCGATTTTTACTTACGCCATATTGGTATCTACGCCTATCGCGCTGGGTTCATTAAAGATTACGTGCAATGGCCGGCCAGTCAATTAGAGCAAATTGAGTCTTTAGAACAACTGCGCGTATTATGGCAAGGTGAAAAAATTCATGTTGCGGTAGCCGAAACTCGTTTAGCGGTTGAAGGGGTTGATACGCCAGAAGACCTAGAAAAAGCTAGAGCTTACGCTTTAACGCTTTAA
- a CDS encoding DUF2062 domain-containing protein, giving the protein MPKKLFKRYMPDHNTIKNNKHLKIFGASLHNPNLWHLNRNSVAKAFAVGLFFAFIPVPFQMVLAAGVAIIVHSNLPLSVALVWITNPLTIPAIFYGCYMVGIWLLGRPEKAFVFEANWQWLVDSLSTIGPAFLLGCGVLAVLFSLIGYFAIHGLWRYSVIKQWNKRKSRK; this is encoded by the coding sequence ATGCCTAAAAAACTCTTCAAGCGTTATATGCCGGATCACAACACCATAAAAAATAATAAACATTTAAAAATTTTTGGTGCGTCATTGCATAACCCCAACTTATGGCACTTAAACCGTAATTCTGTCGCAAAAGCTTTTGCCGTAGGTTTATTTTTTGCCTTTATCCCGGTACCTTTTCAAATGGTTTTAGCTGCTGGTGTTGCTATTATAGTACATTCGAATTTGCCACTTTCTGTTGCACTCGTTTGGATAACGAATCCGTTAACAATACCTGCAATTTTTTATGGCTGTTATATGGTTGGCATCTGGCTATTAGGTCGACCTGAAAAAGCATTTGTTTTTGAAGCGAATTGGCAATGGCTGGTTGATAGTTTATCAACTATTGGACCAGCATTTTTACTTGGCTGTGGCGTGCTAGCGGTACTTTTCTCGCTAATAGGTTATTTTGCCATACATGGCCTATGGCGATATTCTGTTATCAAACAATGGAATAAACGTAAAAGTAGAAAGTAA
- a CDS encoding Trm112 family protein → MAFDVKLMEILACPACKGKLDYNKEQQELICRFDRLAYAIEKGIPVLLESEARRITEND, encoded by the coding sequence ATGGCATTTGACGTAAAACTAATGGAAATATTAGCTTGTCCAGCATGCAAGGGCAAACTTGATTACAATAAAGAACAACAAGAATTAATCTGTAGATTCGACCGCCTTGCTTACGCTATTGAAAAAGGCATTCCGGTCTTGTTAGAAAGTGAAGCGCGCCGTATTACCGAAAATGACTAA
- the msbA gene encoding lipid A export permease/ATP-binding protein MsbA: MLASKSKVAAQATTWQNFKRLMSYAKPYKAGFVIAILGMLGYAGIDTLFFSQLQPLIDDGLTDANPNFMKWAPLFVIVCFIIRGICHFFGNYCLAWVGNNVVTDLRQNLFEHIMALPVTFHDKESTGTLISKLTFDTEQVLNATSKALLTLVQQGAMVIGFLAVMFYNSWQLSAIFLLITPIIAIIVTVVSKRFRQVSKKIQNAMGEVTSAAEQTFNAHKVVLTFGGQEREFERFGQINKHNRQQRMKMVATKSFSVPLIQIIASFALAFVLYVANLESMKASLTPGIFITVITCMTMLLRPLKLLTTVNSDFQNGMAACVSIFAVLDQENEKDTGQQSLDKAKGTLAFEQVDFSYTNDEKLALTQLSFTANAGETVALVGRSGSGKSTASAILLRFYNATAGKVLIDGKDITSYKLKDLRAQFAYVSQQVVLFNDSIANNIAYGKPNATRDEVLAAAKSAHVLEFAENMVDGIDTNIGDNGALLSGGQRQRVAIARALLCDAPFLILDEATSALDTESERHIQDALQVLQKDRTCIVIAHRLSTIENADKIIVMEQGKIIEQGDHQTLLAKEGAYAKLHNFQFSE, from the coding sequence ATGTTAGCAAGTAAAAGCAAAGTAGCCGCACAAGCCACAACGTGGCAAAATTTTAAACGCTTAATGAGTTATGCTAAACCTTACAAAGCAGGGTTTGTCATCGCTATATTAGGGATGCTTGGCTACGCCGGTATCGACACTTTATTTTTCTCGCAGTTACAGCCATTAATCGATGATGGTTTAACTGATGCTAATCCTAACTTTATGAAGTGGGCCCCCCTTTTTGTTATTGTTTGTTTTATTATCCGAGGTATCTGCCATTTCTTTGGTAATTATTGTTTAGCTTGGGTGGGTAATAATGTCGTTACCGATTTAAGACAAAATTTATTCGAACACATTATGGCACTACCGGTGACTTTTCATGATAAAGAGTCTACTGGAACGTTAATCTCTAAACTGACCTTTGATACCGAGCAAGTCCTTAATGCAACCAGTAAAGCGTTACTTACCTTAGTGCAGCAAGGCGCTATGGTGATTGGTTTTCTCGCGGTTATGTTTTACAACAGTTGGCAGTTATCAGCAATATTTCTCCTTATAACTCCTATCATCGCTATTATTGTTACTGTGGTTTCGAAACGTTTTCGCCAAGTTAGTAAAAAAATTCAAAATGCGATGGGTGAAGTGACTTCTGCTGCCGAACAGACCTTTAACGCGCATAAGGTGGTCTTAACCTTTGGCGGACAAGAACGTGAATTCGAACGTTTTGGTCAGATAAATAAACATAATCGCCAACAACGCATGAAAATGGTGGCCACTAAATCTTTCAGCGTACCTTTGATACAAATTATCGCTTCTTTTGCGTTAGCGTTTGTACTTTACGTTGCCAATTTAGAAAGTATGAAAGCCAGTTTAACGCCAGGGATTTTCATAACGGTGATTACTTGTATGACTATGCTACTGAGACCCTTAAAGTTATTAACTACGGTTAACAGTGACTTTCAAAATGGTATGGCGGCTTGTGTTAGTATTTTTGCGGTGCTTGACCAAGAAAATGAAAAAGACACGGGCCAACAATCACTTGATAAAGCCAAAGGAACACTTGCTTTTGAACAAGTTGATTTTTCTTATACTAATGACGAAAAATTAGCGCTTACTCAACTAAGCTTTACCGCGAATGCTGGCGAAACAGTGGCTTTGGTTGGTCGCTCGGGGAGTGGAAAATCAACCGCCAGTGCAATTTTGCTGCGCTTTTATAATGCAACAGCGGGTAAAGTATTAATTGATGGAAAAGACATTACCTCATACAAGTTGAAAGACTTACGTGCTCAATTTGCTTATGTTTCTCAGCAGGTGGTGTTATTTAATGACTCTATCGCTAATAATATTGCCTATGGTAAACCCAACGCCACTCGTGACGAAGTTTTAGCTGCGGCTAAAAGTGCTCATGTGCTTGAGTTTGCAGAAAATATGGTTGACGGAATAGATACTAACATTGGTGACAATGGTGCTTTACTTTCTGGTGGACAACGCCAACGTGTTGCTATCGCTCGAGCATTATTGTGTGATGCACCTTTTTTAATTCTTGATGAAGCAACCAGTGCTTTAGATACCGAGTCAGAACGTCATATTCAAGATGCTTTGCAAGTTTTACAAAAAGATCGTACCTGTATTGTTATTGCTCATCGCTTGTCTACCATTGAAAATGCCGATAAAATTATTGTTATGGAACAAGGGAAAATTATTGAACAGGGCGATCATCAAACATTATTAGCAAAAGAAGGTGCTTATGCAAAATTACACAACTTTCAATTTAGCGAATAA
- a CDS encoding DNA internalization-related competence protein ComEC/Rec2 → MERWLFTFFIGAILSLFLPIVPDISQVYICFCFAVIFCLIKRLQSYSGLFFGCAWLLYAGFVYQNIWQVNSLITDDFFGTTLTVRGVVANIPKSLTRKTKKDETTKQVSRFNFVVEEINQQKLQSKINIRLRWDHKSVKPDHLKKVTNINQGQKWQLTVRVKPAHGFANIGGFSYQTWLRQKELHATGYVKHSAKNKLIAAQPSYRQNLYLQLNELIDSLALTNDLHHFIFALTFGERSKITAEQWQVLQATGTQHLMAISGLHLGLIASGAFGFILMFFSYSPFYLLLTEKGKLWVVKKNSRIVAFAFSSLIALFYAYLAGFSLPTLRALIMMQIFICAKLLGVKLTIIRWLLLSIVCIILISPFSLFSVSFWLSVYAVSLILLVIWRCRKLLLTSGDGKVEKIKAWLHSLMIIQLGLTLFMLPVAALLNHQLPLSALLANIIAVPWMSFTAIPLCLLAVVAMPFSEALAIFFLELSLISLTFIWQWLRYLSSQQWLFIDVSHQTLVVVLIITGLCFISYFLALPKKILVVAVSLTFLFSYMFINDQQKSDDWQVTVLDVGQGLAVVIERHGQAILYDTGASYPSGFNLAESVVFPYLQYQGLTTLDYLLLSHADNDHAGGLAFIDKKVALNKIIVKHIKYNQPVEDVGRYSFVNMHSCKQGDDFSWQGLTFSVLWPVVIEDKENDNSCVIHISDGKYKVLLTGDIPHKVEKILVANTEIANQLKADVIVAPHHGSKTSSSTGFIKAVSPEAVIFSAGFMNRWKMPNKAVLKRYHQLNVTPYATAEHGMIRINITEQALEIQSYRLHIKPYWFAN, encoded by the coding sequence ATGGAACGGTGGCTATTTACATTTTTTATTGGTGCTATTTTGTCACTATTCTTACCGATAGTACCAGACATTTCGCAAGTTTATATTTGTTTTTGTTTTGCTGTCATTTTTTGTCTCATCAAAAGGTTACAGAGTTATAGTGGACTATTTTTTGGCTGTGCTTGGTTACTCTATGCTGGTTTCGTTTATCAAAACATATGGCAAGTTAATAGCCTAATTACAGATGATTTTTTCGGTACAACCTTAACGGTAAGAGGTGTGGTTGCTAATATTCCAAAGTCATTAACGCGTAAAACAAAAAAGGATGAAACGACCAAGCAAGTATCACGTTTTAATTTTGTTGTTGAAGAAATCAATCAACAAAAACTTCAATCAAAGATAAATATTCGTCTGCGTTGGGATCATAAGTCTGTTAAACCGGATCACTTAAAAAAAGTTACTAATATTAACCAAGGCCAGAAATGGCAACTTACGGTGCGAGTAAAACCTGCCCATGGTTTTGCAAATATTGGCGGTTTTAGCTATCAAACATGGTTAAGACAAAAAGAACTCCATGCTACTGGCTATGTAAAACATTCAGCAAAAAACAAATTAATAGCAGCGCAGCCTAGTTATCGTCAAAATTTGTACCTACAACTTAATGAATTAATAGACTCATTGGCTTTGACAAACGATCTGCACCATTTTATTTTTGCTCTTACCTTTGGCGAACGTAGCAAAATTACCGCTGAGCAATGGCAAGTGTTACAAGCAACAGGAACACAGCATTTAATGGCTATTTCTGGCTTACACTTAGGCTTAATTGCCAGTGGTGCTTTTGGATTCATCTTGATGTTTTTTAGCTATAGTCCGTTTTACTTACTGTTAACTGAAAAAGGCAAGTTATGGGTGGTAAAAAAGAACAGTCGTATCGTGGCTTTCGCTTTTAGTAGCTTAATTGCACTATTTTATGCTTATCTCGCCGGCTTTTCTTTACCCACATTGCGTGCCTTGATCATGATGCAAATATTTATTTGCGCTAAGTTATTGGGGGTTAAATTAACAATAATACGTTGGTTATTACTGAGTATCGTTTGCATTATATTAATATCACCTTTTAGTCTATTTAGTGTCAGTTTTTGGCTAAGTGTTTATGCGGTATCACTGATATTATTGGTTATCTGGCGATGTCGAAAGTTACTGTTAACATCGGGTGATGGTAAAGTTGAAAAAATAAAAGCTTGGCTCCATTCTTTAATGATTATACAGCTAGGTTTAACATTATTTATGTTGCCTGTGGCGGCTTTATTAAATCATCAACTGCCTCTTTCTGCATTACTTGCTAATATTATTGCCGTGCCTTGGATGAGTTTTACCGCTATTCCGTTATGTTTATTGGCTGTGGTTGCTATGCCTTTTAGTGAAGCGCTGGCTATATTTTTTCTTGAGTTATCGTTAATATCATTAACATTTATTTGGCAGTGGCTACGTTACTTATCGAGCCAACAATGGCTGTTTATCGACGTTAGCCATCAGACGTTAGTGGTTGTTTTGATAATCACCGGTTTATGCTTCATCAGTTATTTTCTAGCCTTACCCAAAAAAATACTGGTTGTTGCAGTATCACTTACTTTTTTATTCAGTTATATGTTTATTAATGACCAACAAAAAAGTGATGACTGGCAAGTGACTGTCCTTGATGTGGGGCAAGGGTTAGCGGTTGTTATTGAAAGGCATGGACAGGCTATTTTATATGATACAGGGGCAAGTTACCCCAGTGGATTTAACTTGGCAGAAAGTGTGGTTTTTCCTTATTTACAGTATCAAGGCTTGACCACTCTTGACTATTTACTGTTAAGTCATGCTGATAACGATCATGCTGGTGGCTTGGCTTTTATCGATAAAAAAGTGGCGCTAAATAAAATTATCGTTAAGCACATCAAATATAATCAACCGGTAGAAGATGTTGGCAGGTATAGTTTTGTTAACATGCACAGTTGTAAACAAGGCGATGATTTTTCTTGGCAAGGTCTCACTTTTTCTGTGTTGTGGCCGGTGGTTATTGAAGATAAAGAAAATGATAATTCGTGCGTGATCCATATTTCTGATGGTAAATATAAGGTGCTATTAACGGGTGATATTCCTCATAAAGTTGAAAAAATACTGGTCGCTAATACTGAAATCGCTAATCAGTTAAAAGCTGATGTTATTGTTGCGCCGCACCATGGCTCTAAAACCTCATCAAGTACGGGGTTTATTAAAGCGGTTTCACCCGAGGCCGTTATCTTTAGTGCGGGTTTTATGAATCGATGGAAGATGCCTAATAAAGCGGTACTTAAACGTTATCATCAGCTCAATGTAACGCCGTATGCAACTGCTGAACATGGAATGATCCGCATAAACATTACCGAACAAGCCCTTGAAATTCAATCTTATCGTCTGCATATCAAGCCATATTGGTTTGCTAATTAA
- a CDS encoding lipoprotein-releasing ABC transporter permease subunit produces MFQPVSFFIGLRYSRSRKSSGFVSFITFFSIVGIVLGVASLITVVSVMDGLEGEQKRRILGLVPHIVVANQPQQNKNNALPTWQILREQLLLTPKVKEVTPLLESEALIQANSGALRGVLIQGIMPEFELHNIVNNSMVSGHLDNLSTQSFAIVIGQSLARQLDVDLGDKIRLTLPNKTVFTPMGRIPVQRTFTIAGIFSVGSQVDEGLVYIHSKDGAKLHRQRGDGVEKLRFYLDDAFAAEQVVKRLKQQYPQYDFTTWRDTQGALFSAVRMEKNMMWLMLSLIIAVAAFNIVSALVMVVIEKKGEISILQTLGLDRLGVVKIFITQGLVNGFWGVTIGTVVGAILTLNLNTIFTLLGVNLLGAGQSLPVELSVNNVFSIILSALAMSFIATLYPAYQASLTEPAEVLRNE; encoded by the coding sequence TCCTTTATCACTTTTTTCTCCATTGTCGGTATCGTCCTGGGTGTCGCATCATTGATCACAGTTGTTTCCGTTATGGACGGTTTAGAAGGTGAACAAAAACGGAGAATATTGGGTCTAGTTCCCCATATTGTCGTCGCCAATCAACCTCAGCAAAACAAAAACAATGCTTTACCTACATGGCAAATCCTACGTGAACAATTATTACTTACGCCTAAAGTTAAAGAAGTTACTCCTTTGTTGGAAAGTGAAGCACTCATACAAGCTAATTCTGGCGCATTACGCGGTGTACTCATTCAAGGAATCATGCCTGAATTCGAGCTGCACAATATTGTTAATAACTCTATGGTATCAGGACATTTAGATAATCTATCGACACAGAGCTTTGCCATTGTTATCGGACAGTCGTTAGCAAGGCAACTTGATGTCGATTTGGGTGATAAAATACGTTTAACACTGCCTAATAAAACCGTCTTTACCCCAATGGGGAGAATTCCGGTGCAACGCACTTTTACCATCGCTGGTATTTTTAGTGTTGGCTCACAAGTTGATGAAGGACTGGTCTATATTCACAGTAAAGATGGCGCAAAACTTCATCGACAAAGAGGTGATGGCGTTGAAAAACTTCGTTTTTATCTTGATGATGCTTTTGCTGCTGAGCAAGTGGTCAAACGTTTAAAACAACAATATCCACAGTATGATTTTACGACATGGCGCGATACTCAAGGCGCTTTATTTTCTGCTGTGCGCATGGAAAAAAATATGATGTGGTTGATGTTGAGCTTAATTATAGCCGTTGCCGCATTTAATATTGTTTCCGCTTTAGTGATGGTTGTTATCGAAAAAAAGGGTGAAATTAGTATTTTGCAAACACTTGGGCTAGATCGTCTTGGCGTGGTAAAAATATTTATTACTCAAGGTTTAGTTAATGGTTTTTGGGGCGTCACTATCGGTACTGTGGTTGGCGCCATACTAACCTTAAATTTAAATACTATATTTACCCTTCTCGGTGTTAATTTATTGGGAGCAGGGCAGTCTTTGCCCGTCGAACTATCAGTGAACAATGTGTTTAGTATTATTTTATCAGCGTTAGCGATGAGTTTTATTGCTACATTATATCCCGCTTATCAGGCTTCTTTAACAGAGCCTGCCGAGGTTTTACGAAATGAGTAA
- the lpxK gene encoding tetraacyldisaccharide 4'-kinase, producing MRLIEKVWFFQHPAKWLLVPLLLPLTVIFWLLSALRRKCYQLYFFKSFGIDIPVVVVGNIGIGGNGKTPVVLYLIKQCLAQNMKVGVISRGYGGQAPHYPYLLNASSSAAETGDEPLLIYQRHGIPVVVGGDRVASARLLMQQGCDVIIADDGLQHYRLERDFELIVIDGKRVFGNGLLLPAGPLREGLWRLKTVDALIFNGATPTDNKVYPVGIPQITMTLMAKTVVNVKTNQQLSLTDFYQQFNDNESHTKRINAIAGIGDPSRFFKTLVDSGFSLEASVGFKDHQHYNEAQFVSFSDDIPLLMTEKDAVKCTSFAKNNWWYLPVDAHIENKQITPFLDALFDKVKADKLSRIKARFTLS from the coding sequence ATGCGCTTAATTGAAAAGGTTTGGTTTTTTCAACACCCAGCAAAATGGCTGCTCGTGCCGTTATTGTTACCGTTAACCGTTATTTTTTGGTTGCTATCCGCGTTACGACGAAAATGCTATCAACTGTATTTTTTTAAATCTTTTGGTATCGACATCCCTGTTGTGGTGGTGGGTAATATTGGTATTGGTGGTAACGGTAAAACACCGGTGGTTTTGTACTTAATTAAGCAATGCTTAGCACAAAACATGAAAGTTGGCGTTATTAGTCGAGGTTATGGTGGACAAGCACCGCACTATCCCTATTTACTCAATGCAAGCAGTAGCGCAGCTGAAACAGGCGATGAGCCTTTATTAATTTATCAACGCCATGGTATTCCTGTTGTGGTTGGCGGCGATAGAGTGGCGAGTGCCAGGTTGTTAATGCAGCAAGGCTGCGACGTTATTATTGCTGATGATGGTTTACAACACTATCGCTTAGAACGAGATTTTGAGCTTATTGTTATTGACGGTAAACGCGTGTTTGGAAATGGCTTGTTATTACCCGCAGGGCCATTACGTGAAGGTTTATGGCGTTTAAAAACAGTCGACGCGCTTATATTTAATGGCGCAACGCCAACTGATAATAAAGTTTATCCAGTTGGTATACCACAAATAACAATGACCTTAATGGCAAAAACGGTGGTTAATGTTAAAACCAATCAGCAGCTATCATTAACTGACTTTTATCAACAGTTTAATGATAATGAAAGTCACACTAAGCGTATCAATGCTATCGCCGGTATTGGTGACCCTAGTCGTTTTTTTAAAACTTTAGTTGATAGTGGCTTTAGTCTTGAAGCATCAGTAGGTTTCAAAGATCACCAGCATTACAATGAAGCGCAATTTGTCAGTTTTTCTGACGATATTCCACTTTTGATGACAGAAAAAGACGCGGTAAAATGTACATCTTTTGCTAAAAATAACTGGTGGTATTTACCGGTTGATGCCCATATTGAAAATAAACAAATAACGCCATTTTTAGACGCGCTATTTGACAAAGTAAAAGCAGATAAACTGAGCCGTATTAAGGCTAGATTCACGCTAAGTTAA
- the lolD gene encoding lipoprotein-releasing ABC transporter ATP-binding protein LolD: MSKGLLCQQLSKSYYQGSIETKVLDGLDLSVDAGELVAIVGSSGCGKSTFLHIAGALDSPSSGQVFISGVDIHQLSDKQRAKFRNKHIGFIYQFHHLMMEFSAQENVAMPLLIRGDSPKAALAAAQEMLTQVGLSHRFEHRPSALSGGERQRVAIARALVTKPSLILADEPTGNLDFDTAEQIYQLLRDLNKTVNTSFVIVTHDLILAARMDRQLRLSHGRLAPLES; this comes from the coding sequence ATGAGTAAAGGTTTACTTTGTCAGCAATTATCAAAGTCATATTATCAAGGTAGCATTGAAACCAAAGTCTTAGACGGGCTTGATTTGTCAGTAGACGCGGGTGAACTTGTTGCTATAGTGGGAAGCTCTGGTTGTGGTAAAAGTACATTTTTACATATAGCTGGAGCACTAGATTCTCCGTCTTCAGGGCAGGTTTTTATTAGCGGTGTTGATATCCACCAGTTATCTGACAAGCAACGTGCTAAATTTCGCAATAAACATATTGGTTTTATTTATCAATTCCATCATTTAATGATGGAGTTTTCAGCACAAGAAAACGTGGCAATGCCTTTACTGATTCGCGGGGATTCACCTAAAGCGGCCCTAGCTGCTGCACAAGAAATGCTCACACAGGTTGGGTTAAGTCATCGCTTTGAGCACCGGCCCTCAGCGCTTTCTGGTGGTGAACGTCAACGTGTCGCTATTGCTCGGGCATTAGTGACTAAACCTTCGTTAATATTAGCTGATGAACCAACAGGGAATTTAGACTTTGATACTGCAGAGCAAATATATCAGTTATTACGTGACCTTAATAAAACGGTAAACACCAGTTTTGTTATTGTTACCCATGACTTAATACTTGCTGCCAGAATGGATCGCCAACTACGTTTATCGCACGGCCGGTTAGCGCCCCTTGAAAGTTAA
- the lolE gene encoding lipoprotein-releasing ABC transporter permease subunit LolE, producing the protein MTQSLSLFLGLRYVRSRNGNGFSSFISASSTIGIALGVMVLIIVLSAMNGFERALAQHLLSVIPHGELIAVNTPIDNWQKHVAKAQQHPQVIAAAPVIKLTGMMQHGSELKAVAVRGVDVKLEQQVSTIADYMIAGSWQAIVDNENTETPTVGVVIGSGVAKKLQLELGDALQLLLSSVIVQKSNQQASAKFPVPVKHQVNVVGIFKFGGTIDENSVYLSLEHAEKMVNLEKGQVQGIRIKVADVFQAPQVTRDVAYSFDDTYVAIYDWTRSHGHIFNDIQLVRLVMFIVLILVIAVASFNIVSTLIMAVNEKKGDIAILKTMGAPASVIMMTFMFQGLVNGVVGCLVGTVLGIVISLNLTDIVTAVETLLNVKVLSGDIYFIDFLPTHLSQADVVITVCTALLMSLLATIYPAWQATKVEPAQVLGQM; encoded by the coding sequence ATGACCCAATCATTAAGTTTATTTTTAGGCTTACGTTATGTGCGTAGCCGAAACGGTAATGGCTTCTCTTCGTTTATCTCAGCATCTTCCACTATCGGTATTGCGCTTGGTGTAATGGTATTGATTATTGTGCTCTCAGCAATGAACGGTTTCGAGCGAGCATTAGCGCAACATTTGCTGTCGGTTATCCCTCACGGCGAGCTAATTGCTGTTAATACGCCGATAGATAACTGGCAAAAACACGTGGCTAAAGCACAACAACATCCGCAAGTGATAGCCGCAGCACCCGTGATAAAACTTACCGGTATGATGCAACATGGCAGTGAACTCAAAGCTGTTGCTGTGCGTGGTGTCGATGTAAAGTTAGAACAGCAAGTTTCTACTATTGCCGATTATATGATTGCCGGTAGCTGGCAAGCGATCGTCGATAATGAAAATACCGAAACCCCTACGGTCGGTGTTGTTATTGGCTCGGGAGTTGCAAAAAAATTACAACTTGAATTAGGCGACGCACTACAATTGTTACTATCGAGTGTTATTGTCCAAAAAAGTAACCAGCAAGCGAGTGCTAAATTTCCGGTGCCGGTTAAGCACCAAGTCAACGTTGTTGGCATTTTTAAATTTGGCGGTACGATTGACGAAAACTCTGTATATCTTTCACTTGAGCATGCCGAAAAAATGGTGAATCTCGAGAAGGGGCAAGTTCAGGGAATTCGCATAAAAGTAGCTGATGTTTTTCAAGCGCCCCAGGTAACACGTGATGTTGCTTATAGCTTTGATGATACTTATGTTGCCATTTATGATTGGACACGAAGTCACGGCCATATTTTTAATGATATACAGCTTGTGCGCTTAGTGATGTTTATTGTCTTAATATTAGTCATAGCGGTAGCAAGTTTTAATATTGTTTCAACGCTTATCATGGCGGTAAATGAGAAAAAAGGTGATATCGCTATTTTAAAAACTATGGGGGCACCAGCGAGCGTTATAATGATGACCTTTATGTTTCAAGGACTGGTTAATGGAGTCGTGGGTTGTCTAGTGGGGACAGTGTTAGGTATTGTTATCTCATTAAATTTAACTGATATTGTTACTGCAGTAGAAACACTTCTGAACGTAAAAGTGTTATCAGGTGATATCTATTTTATCGACTTTCTTCCCACTCACTTAAGCCAAGCTGATGTTGTAATCACTGTTTGTACGGCTTTACTGATGAGTCTACTGGCGACTATTTACCCCGCATGGCAAGCAACTAAGGTTGAGCCAGCGCAGGTGTTAGGACAAATGTAG